From the genome of Gallus gallus isolate bGalGal1 chromosome 4, bGalGal1.mat.broiler.GRCg7b, whole genome shotgun sequence:
AGTGTGCAATTTGGAAAAGAGTCCCACAGTAAGAGACAATTATATGAGTGCAGAACTCTACCaagctgctttttttattttttattttatttttttttttttttaccttcacAGCCACAAAAGCTTTTCCATTAAGTTGGGAAAGAGCAGGGTGGCTCCACACTGAGGATACCAAAAGGGCATCAGTACTGAACACAGATTTTCTGGtagaaggaggggaaggaagataCCTCCAGGGAACACAGCACTCTCCAAATAAAGCAGCACATAACGACAGTGTGTTGATGTGATGTTAAAGTCTGAAAGCCAGTCTGTGGACACACTGAATATCAGTCCAGTATGTAGACTCACTGGGACACCCTCAGAACACGTAAAATATCCTGCCGTGAGCAGAAAAGAACAAGGTATAAAATACAGGTTGTGGTAAATGTACACACCTACCTTTGAACCAGGTGGCGCAGTCAAGCCTAAAAATGCATATACTGCATTGTTCTCTCGAGCTTCAAAGAAAGCTTCATAATCCTTCACGGTGGGAttgaggggaaaacaaaacacagtaattattacttttcagaaataatcagAGCTCAATTTGGGGTGTAACCCAACCCACACTGAGCAAATTGCTTCTTGCGGCATAATGCAGACCTGAGTGTGTCATCTCCTACTTTTATCACTGATACTGATGCTGCAGGGTTTGTACTGCCTGAAAAGTGACAGACTGGGAATTTGGGGATCTGTAGTAACAGATGCTGCTGCAAGGTACTTCAGCCTTTCCCAAAGGGATAACCTCCATAGCTGCTGTCACAGGCCTGTCTCCTCCAGAACCAGGCTGAGCCCGCTCTTTGGCATCAGAAGCACTGATACCCATAGCTGCCACTACTAATTGCTCATCAGTAATGACAAATGGGCAGTTATGGACATTAACTCTCATACCTGTCAAAAGTTAAATTTAAACCTGTAAATTAAGACTTCACCTTTTCTCTTCACATTCTGCCTTTAGCGATTAGCCTACCCAAACAAAGTCAGGTGAGACTGATGTAAAACCAACCTACTTGCATGCAGACAGATGCTGCTTCAGCATAAGCCCTGATAGTGCATGAGCCCAGTGAAAAACTGCACATCTCAGCCCTGTACTGTTCGGCACTGTATTAAGAAGTGCATTGCAGTTGCTCTAAATATGCACACAGCCACTTCCCAAGAAAATTAAGGTGAAAACAATGAAGCAATAAAAAATATACCCatgcttccttttctgccttttttcatACTTGAGACAGAATACAGTTCTGTGTGGATTACAAACAACACAGCTTAGTTGACTGCTAGGTTAGGAAACAGCAAGCAAAAACCCCACACTGTGGCTCAGCAAGAGCCGTTGCCAAACACCAACCAAAGGAACCCAGAATGTTTGTGCAAGCTCACTGCTGTCCGAGTTACCACACACTTCCCTGATTTCCAAACGCAGCACGTCTGACCTATGCcttgctttttctccctttttaacAGAAACAACAGTACTGACTCCCTCCAGCTTTACTGGGGAATGTTTTACTGCAGGAGTCCTGGCAGAGAACTCCacagagaggcagcagctcagagcaggctCAGTCATGGGCTGAAGTCAGGCAGAGAGCTGCCATTAAGGGCACAGGGCTCTGCACGCCTGCCTGGTCAAAGCCTGAGAAACAGCAAATGTTGTAGGACCTGCAgtgtgctcagagctggggtGCTTCTCACCAGAGGCTGTTGCAGCTGGAACAGACGAACTACAGGGAACAGAGGGTTTGAAAAGCCTAGAGATCAGGGATGTCAAGTTATTGCTCCATTTGTACATGCAGCACTCAGGTGCTAGTTTGATAAAAATGTGTACGAGTATGTTAAATCCTCCTGAGGCCCTTCTGTTGACAGCACTTGTtatgtgctggggctgcttgaTAACAAAGCAGCTGTTTATCTTGCCTGTGCATAGTTCGGCAGGCTGCTTTGGAGCATCCACTAGGAAAGGAATGCCTGTGCTTAAGGAGCAGGGTTTGTGCCAGCCTGGTGATACACAGCACCTACAATTACAGCCTCCCTGCCATGCATGGGCCGGGAGCGTGCTCATCCTGCTACCAGTTATACTGCATCTGATGAAACAGAGAAGTTCATACTTGAGGAGAATCAGATACTTGAGGAGATCAGAACACTGAAAGGTGCTCAAATGTGTGTGCACAGAATTAActtctgcctttctgagagcTAAACTAGTGACTCGAATCCAGCTACACAAATTCACTGAACTTCAAAAGTTCAAAGTGACACCAGCCAAAATTTTAGGAATGAAATAAACACATAGGCCTGAAGCACATACACCTCTTTCCCCAAAATTACTGCAAACTCTCATGCATTGCAGCTGGGGATACATGAGAAGCATCTCCCATACACAAACATCCAGATTAAGCTGCGTACATTTTTCTTGTCTCACCCAACTGCATAGTAGAGCCCTGTTCTACTGCACACCTGCAGCAATGCAGCAGGAATTTGGCAACAGGGACAACTGCACAGTCATCTCCTATCTAAAGCTCTGCAAACCAAAGGAGAAAGGCAATTCTGTTGCAACCGGGCTTCCTACTGGtacagaattgtttttttttaaatatagataATTGAGCAGAGATTTTCAGCTCTTCATGACTTCTCAGCTTTTGGTTGCAGACAACTATCAATCATTATGTTTGTCACTCCAAACCAAACTCTTTCCATGTCAAAACCAGTCAGTAAAATTTTGAAGGCCGGATGGTATGTTAACTCACTGGATGTTGTTTCAAGTTCTGCTTTTAttacaagcaagaaaaaatggtGGTGCACTGAGAACCATTTCTTCCAGTGGCCACAGGATTGCCTCTCAAAGTTTCAGCACTGGTAGATGTGAATGacagatgctgctgctcaggaccAGGCAGCAAAATGACTTCGAAGTGaacacacagcagaaagcaatgcATACTGTGAGCTCTTTTCAGAAGATAttaggttttaaaaataaaattaacagttAATCTAATAATCATTCAAGCATGGCCTGCTGAGTagaagtgctgcagggcagcataCTTTTGATcaagcattaaaataattacaaagaGGTATTCTATTCTCAGTGtgatttttaatcttttcaagGCATTGGAGTAAgtgggctgcagctgcattcattttacaaacagcacaaaaacTCATCCCAAGGATCACAAAACTCACGTACTGACATGGGATGCATCACCCCACAAGTATTCTGGAGAGGAACAGACTGGAGCTATCTGAAATCTACATGCAAAACCCATGTGGACAGCTCTCTGAACTTGCTACAGGTCGATGTATCAATACCAGACTTCTGCCAAGTGTTAGCTTGGTGAGAATTAAGCATTGCTGATGACAACAGCAGGGCAAGAGCATGGCAGTGAGTGCAAGGAGGAGGACCAGAGGCTGTCCCTTACCCCGAGGTAGCGGCTGTCGTTGAAGAGCCGGGGTGGCAGCGGGTTCCCGCTGGCTGGCCGCCTGTCTTCAGGGACGTTCTCCCGCATCCACTTCCGATTCTCCTCATTGGCAGCGATGTCTTTTTCCTCAAATTCTATTTTGTTGGCTTCCAGGAAGCCTAGAACatcttgctgttgctttttaatctgtcacaaagaaggaagggaggaagagaagaataaaatcaGTCAAGTGATTTCTGCTGCCTATTATGCAGTTCCTGGGTTCGATATGAGAACAAGGGAGTGCAAAACAGATTGAAAATGGAAACTGTATGAAAATTCTtagcaaaaaataaagtttattttcatcACTTCTCATCATCAGCAAAATTCACAGAGCGGGTTTCTTTACAAGCAGTCTCTCAGATTGGCTCCTTTTTGACCAAACAGGCTGGAGTCCAAAGGCTGCCTCTATACACACGAGTGTTGCCAATGTTAAGATTCCACCAAACCAAAGGTGCAAGCAGTCCCTGTGCCGCTGCTGTGTTGGCTGAGCCTGGCAACTATCTCAGGGAATACTGCAGTACAGGAGCAGTGAAGTTTGCTGGAGGGATATGCAAGGTGCAGCCTGTACCCTCCATGCCCCTAACACACATATGGACTTCCTGATAGAGATCTCATCGCATCCTCATTAACAGAGAGATCCCAGTGCAGCTCTGGCTCACGTTTCTCTAGACAGAAGGCCTCTCCTGCAATGCTCCAGCACAGAGAGTTCTGACCCTGCATTCTAGCCGGAGAGCCCACATGGATGCAGCAGAACCTCAGCAAAAGCAGGATTTCTGCAGCAAAGACTGTGCTGGCTATTTACAGGAAAAGTGGTTTTTATTACTGTCATGCTTGAATTATTAACTTCCTGATGCAGAGatgttctgctgtgctctgttcttCCTCTGCATGACTTTACCACCAAAAAGGAAATTATAACCATGCATATCCTGGCAAACA
Proteins encoded in this window:
- the SH3BGRL gene encoding SH3 domain-binding glutamic acid-rich-like protein isoform X1, which codes for MLVFMTSQSTSFSGGQLKRLLRPLSEIQKIKKQQQDVLGFLEANKIEFEEKDIAANEENRKWMRENVPEDRRPASGNPLPPRLFNDSRYLGDYEAFFEARENNAVYAFLGLTAPPGSKEAEALAKQQA
- the SH3BGRL gene encoding SH3 domain-binding glutamic acid-rich-like protein — its product is MVIKVYIASSSGSTAIKKQQQDVLGFLEANKIEFEEKDIAANEENRKWMRENVPEDRRPASGNPLPPRLFNDSRYLGDYEAFFEARENNAVYAFLGLTAPPGSKEAEALAKQQA